The Chroicocephalus ridibundus chromosome 3, bChrRid1.1, whole genome shotgun sequence genome has a segment encoding these proteins:
- the LYPLAL1 gene encoding lysophospholipase-like protein 1 isoform X1: protein MAFQHIKVIYPTAPTRPYTPMKGALSTVWFDRYKISNDCPEHIESIDSMCRRLTDLINDEIKNDIAKNRILIGGFSMGGGMAMHLAYRFHQDLAGVFALSSFLNKDSAVYQALKKNESVLPELFQCHGTADELVLYSWGEETNKMLKSLGVPTSLHTFPNLNHELSRTEIEKLKTWIVKKLPVEATNE, encoded by the exons GCCATATACACCTATGAAGGGAGCGTTATCCACTGTGTGGTTTGACAGGTATAAGATCTCTAATGACTGTCCAGAACACATCGAAAGTATTGATTCTATGTGCCGGCGACTTACGGACTTGATCAATGATGAGATTAAAAATGACATTGCAAAAAATAGGATACTAATAG GAGGCTTTTCGATGGGAGGTGGAATGGCAATGCATTTAGCATATAGGTTTCATCAAGATCTGGCAGGAGTCTTTGCTTTGTCTAGTTTTCTCAATAAAGACTCTGCGGTTTACCAG gctttgaaaaaaaatgaaagtgttctTCCAGAATTATTTCAGTGTCATGGAACAGCTGATGAACTAGTTCTCTACTCATGGGGTGAAGAGACCAACAAGATGTTAAAGTCACTGGGAGTACCAACATCACTTCATACTTTTCCAAACCTTAATCATGAGTTGAGCAGAACTGAAATAGAAAAGCTAAAAACCTGGATTGTAAAGAAATTACCTGTTGAAGCAACAAACGAATAA